Proteins encoded in a region of the Pseudomonas shahriarae genome:
- a CDS encoding AraC family transcriptional regulator, with translation MHDDQGSKTANVPQAAELSAAIQRFASTDGDFTTAFPALTMHRRHGVSEPMPCIYNLGIGVITQGYKQIMVGDKVHNYGPGQLMLSTFDMPVTAHVTRASRSEPLLGMMLKLDIRQIAQVAYEMELPSSPETAYEPISVHKLEPALFDAFLRLVRLLDEPQLVSPLAPLLQQEIVVRLLAGPQGSQLRHIIADGTPRQRMAQTLSWLRKNFKQALNLDDLAAHAHMTPSTFRQHFRDITGMSPLQFQKQMRLQEARQLMLNQAFDAGEASNLVGYESASQFSREYKRLFGSPPSRDIRRMRLDADVSE, from the coding sequence AAAACCGCAAATGTCCCTCAGGCAGCAGAGTTGTCCGCCGCGATTCAGCGTTTTGCCAGCACTGACGGTGATTTCACTACAGCGTTTCCCGCGCTGACAATGCATCGCCGTCATGGCGTTAGCGAGCCGATGCCTTGCATCTATAACCTGGGCATAGGCGTCATTACCCAGGGCTATAAGCAAATCATGGTCGGCGACAAGGTGCACAATTACGGGCCTGGCCAATTGATGCTGTCGACTTTCGACATGCCAGTGACTGCCCACGTCACGCGGGCATCTCGCAGCGAACCACTGCTGGGTATGATGCTGAAGCTGGACATTCGCCAGATTGCGCAAGTGGCCTATGAGATGGAGTTGCCGTCTTCGCCCGAGACCGCCTATGAGCCAATCTCTGTCCACAAGCTGGAGCCTGCTTTATTCGATGCGTTTTTGCGACTGGTACGGCTACTGGACGAGCCGCAATTGGTAAGCCCACTTGCGCCACTGCTTCAGCAAGAAATCGTCGTCCGTTTGTTAGCTGGTCCCCAAGGTTCCCAACTTCGCCACATCATTGCCGATGGCACGCCGCGTCAGCGAATGGCCCAAACCCTTTCCTGGCTCAGGAAGAATTTCAAACAAGCTTTGAATCTGGATGACCTGGCCGCTCACGCGCACATGACTCCATCAACGTTCCGTCAGCACTTTCGCGATATCACCGGTATGAGTCCTCTGCAGTTCCAAAAGCAAATGCGCCTGCAAGAGGCTCGGCAATTGATGTTGAACCAGGCTTTCGACGCAGGCGAAGCCAGCAACCTTGTCGGCTACGAAAGCGCCTCGCAATTCAGCCGGGAATATAAGCGACTGTTTGGCTCGCCCCCTTCGCGCGATATTCGGCGCATGCGTCTTGACGCGGACGTGTCTGAATAG